In a genomic window of Streptomyces katrae:
- a CDS encoding M1 family aminopeptidase gives MRATPHKAFAATVSTVAALAAAALLPAAPAAAAPARHTASQAAAVHAGPASRADACTPAQVVANGGFESGTSPWSQSQTGLITNRTGQSAHSGGYFAWLNGVGTTHTDTLSQSVTVPAGCSTATLTFWLHVDTAERTTSVKYDTLTAKIGSTTLATYSNLDKNTGYVQKSFDVSAFAGQTVTVAFTGSEDSSLQTSFVVDDVALDTSGGTVPPTDSTRTPAAPSYTVNLSSDTSGFVWTGHETASFTNASATPLSEVYLRLWDNYHGTCQAMPIAVGNVTGGTAGALSVACTALKIDLPAPLTQGQSATIGFDLSITVPSGADRFGHDGAFSNIGNALPVLAVRDGAGWHLDPYTNNGESFYSLASDFNVTLDHPSSLLVPATGTSADTPGTSGRTVTKATASKVRDFAWGAGPFSKISGTSAAGTPINIYSVSGISASDAQSMLSTAKSAVDAHAARFGAYPYGELDAVIDNNYWFGGMEYPGFVLDLVSTTALTHEIGHQWFYGIVGDDEYASPWLDEAFTDYATDLAQGKTGTSCWNSVSWASSAEKITNSMAYWDAHSSRYSTVVYGYGKCALHDLRRQLGDSVMAKLLKDYAASHWYGVSTTAEFKAAAQAVSPTDLTSFWTQHRIEG, from the coding sequence GTGAGAGCCACCCCCCACAAGGCCTTCGCCGCCACCGTGAGCACCGTCGCCGCGCTGGCCGCGGCCGCGCTGCTCCCCGCCGCGCCGGCCGCCGCCGCGCCGGCGCGCCACACCGCGTCACAGGCCGCCGCCGTGCACGCCGGCCCCGCGTCCCGGGCCGACGCCTGCACCCCGGCCCAGGTGGTCGCCAACGGCGGCTTCGAGAGCGGCACTTCGCCCTGGAGCCAGTCACAGACCGGGCTGATCACCAACCGCACGGGGCAGAGCGCCCACTCCGGAGGCTACTTCGCCTGGCTGAACGGTGTCGGCACGACGCACACCGACACCCTCTCCCAGAGCGTCACCGTCCCGGCGGGATGCAGCACCGCCACCCTGACCTTCTGGCTGCACGTCGACACCGCCGAGCGGACCACGTCGGTCAAGTACGACACCCTGACCGCGAAGATCGGCAGCACGACGCTCGCGACGTACTCGAACCTCGACAAGAACACCGGGTACGTACAGAAGTCCTTCGACGTCTCCGCCTTCGCCGGGCAGACCGTGACGGTCGCGTTCACCGGCTCGGAGGACTCCAGCCTCCAGACCAGCTTCGTCGTCGACGACGTGGCCCTCGACACCTCCGGCGGCACGGTCCCGCCGACGGACTCCACCCGGACCCCGGCCGCTCCCTCGTACACCGTGAACCTCAGCAGCGACACGAGCGGCTTCGTGTGGACCGGCCATGAGACCGCCTCGTTCACCAACGCCTCCGCCACCCCGCTGAGCGAGGTGTACCTGAGGCTCTGGGACAACTACCACGGCACCTGCCAGGCCATGCCGATCGCCGTCGGCAATGTCACGGGCGGCACCGCCGGCGCGCTCTCGGTCGCCTGCACCGCCCTGAAGATCGACCTGCCGGCCCCGCTCACCCAGGGCCAGAGCGCCACGATCGGCTTCGACCTGTCGATCACCGTGCCCAGCGGCGCGGACCGGTTCGGCCACGACGGGGCGTTCAGCAACATCGGAAACGCCCTGCCGGTGCTCGCGGTCCGGGACGGCGCGGGCTGGCACCTGGACCCGTACACCAACAACGGCGAGTCCTTCTACTCCCTGGCCTCCGACTTCAACGTGACGCTCGACCACCCGAGCAGCCTGCTGGTACCGGCCACCGGCACCTCGGCCGACACCCCCGGCACGAGCGGACGTACGGTCACCAAGGCGACCGCCTCCAAGGTGCGCGACTTCGCCTGGGGCGCCGGACCGTTCAGCAAGATCTCGGGGACCTCGGCCGCGGGCACGCCGATCAACATCTACTCCGTGTCCGGGATCAGCGCGAGCGACGCCCAGTCGATGCTGAGCACCGCGAAGAGCGCCGTCGACGCGCACGCCGCGCGTTTCGGCGCGTACCCGTACGGCGAGCTGGACGCGGTCATCGACAACAACTACTGGTTCGGGGGCATGGAGTACCCCGGCTTCGTCCTCGACCTGGTGAGCACCACGGCGCTGACCCACGAGATCGGGCACCAGTGGTTCTACGGCATCGTCGGCGACGACGAGTACGCGAGCCCCTGGCTGGACGAGGCGTTCACCGACTACGCCACCGACCTGGCGCAGGGCAAGACGGGCACGAGCTGCTGGAACAGCGTCTCGTGGGCGTCCTCGGCCGAGAAGATCACCAACTCGATGGCCTACTGGGACGCGCACTCGTCGCGGTACTCGACCGTCGTGTACGGCTACGGCAAGTGCGCCCTGCACGACCTGCGGCGCCAGCTCGGCGACAGCGTGATGGCCAAGCTGCTGAAGGACTACGCCGCCTCGCACTGGTACGGCGTCTCCACGACGGCCGAGTTCAAGGCGGCCGCCCAGGCGGTCTCGCCCACGGACCTGACCTCGTTCTGGACCCAGCACCGCATCGAGGGCTGA
- a CDS encoding M48 family metallopeptidase, which translates to MEHDLAARPAEGQLCPDCGHTLVATDERFPRWCADCDWNVDPAPPDSEPGRLAAVRRRLARRHGEELAAAMTGGGAERPRRDAAALLALGLALLVHGVTLVLAVAGMLLVVLGWATVVQPIAGAVLLVVAFVLRPRRHRIPQDGPVLYRADAPRLFELIDDVAAVTGTTGVHAVVVGGDVNASVTACGWRRRRVLFLGLGLWEVLAPPERVALLGHELGHFAGGDVRHGLLTHQALRSLDLWLDTLAPSRAHTVWDTLFNILAFLPRCAVYGLLVLLDHLTLRAAQRAEYEADLNAALAGSTGGAVALMERLLVAGSVHTLLRRESVAAQMTGGAAGRKAREAAERGLWERVAAHVSSIPAHEYERLLRVSARRGHGVDDTHPPTHLRLQCLARSEPRPARVDFGEERSTAVAAELAPARATVARQVVSTVR; encoded by the coding sequence ATGGAGCACGATCTGGCCGCCCGGCCTGCCGAGGGACAGCTGTGTCCCGACTGCGGGCACACGCTCGTGGCCACCGACGAGCGGTTCCCCCGCTGGTGCGCGGACTGCGACTGGAACGTGGACCCCGCTCCCCCGGACTCGGAGCCCGGGCGGCTCGCCGCGGTCCGGCGCCGCCTGGCACGGCGGCACGGCGAGGAGCTCGCGGCCGCCATGACCGGCGGAGGGGCGGAGCGGCCGCGGCGCGACGCCGCCGCGCTGCTCGCCCTCGGGCTCGCCCTGCTGGTGCACGGGGTCACGCTGGTCCTGGCGGTGGCCGGGATGCTGCTGGTCGTGCTCGGGTGGGCGACCGTGGTCCAGCCGATCGCCGGGGCGGTGCTGCTCGTGGTGGCGTTCGTCCTCCGGCCCCGGAGGCACCGGATCCCGCAGGACGGGCCCGTGCTGTACCGGGCCGACGCGCCCCGGCTGTTCGAGCTGATCGACGACGTGGCCGCCGTCACCGGCACCACGGGAGTGCACGCCGTGGTGGTCGGCGGCGACGTCAACGCCTCGGTGACGGCCTGCGGATGGCGCCGGCGCCGCGTGCTGTTCCTGGGGCTCGGGCTGTGGGAGGTCCTCGCACCGCCGGAACGGGTCGCCCTGCTGGGCCACGAGCTCGGCCACTTCGCAGGCGGCGACGTCCGGCACGGGCTGCTCACCCACCAGGCGCTGCGCTCCCTGGACCTGTGGTTGGACACGCTGGCCCCCAGCCGCGCGCACACCGTATGGGACACGCTGTTCAACATCCTGGCGTTCCTGCCCCGCTGCGCGGTGTACGGGCTGCTGGTACTGCTCGATCACCTGACACTGCGCGCTGCCCAGCGCGCGGAGTACGAGGCCGACCTGAACGCGGCGCTGGCGGGTTCGACCGGCGGCGCGGTGGCGCTGATGGAACGGCTCCTCGTCGCCGGCTCCGTCCACACGCTGCTGCGCCGGGAGTCGGTGGCCGCCCAGATGACGGGCGGGGCGGCCGGGCGCAAGGCGCGGGAGGCGGCCGAGCGGGGGCTGTGGGAGCGGGTCGCCGCACACGTGTCGTCCATCCCGGCCCACGAGTACGAGCGGCTGCTCCGGGTGTCCGCACGGCGCGGGCACGGCGTGGACGACACCCACCCGCCCACCCACCTGCGCCTGCAGTGCCTGGCGCGGAGCGAGCCCCGGCCGGCCCGGGTCGACTTCGGTGAGGAACGGTCCACGGCGGTCGCCGCGGAGCTCGCCCCGGCCCGTGCGACGGTGGCCCGGCAGGTCGTCAGCACGGTGCGGTAG
- a CDS encoding AraC family transcriptional regulator, translating to MLERLNQAMEYVEAHLDQRIEVSELARITVTSEYHFRRLFSSLAGMPLSEYVRRRRLTVAGAAVLAGEPTLLEIAVRYGYTSGEAFARAFRAVHGVGPGEARRTGAALSSQPRLSFRLTIEGNSTMRYRIVEKEAFRVVGKKARVPLIYRGVNPHIAEHIQSIPAQTMLRIAGLSDQDPEGVVSATVRLSDGFEEGSELDYYHCVVTAAAPEALPEDLDVLDCPAGTWAVFDNSGPFPQALQQMWADVAAQWIPSNPYEYRPGPEILRTRQNRDEPTHSDAQLWIPVTRTGV from the coding sequence TTGCTGGAGCGGTTGAACCAGGCCATGGAGTACGTCGAGGCCCATCTCGACCAGCGCATCGAGGTGTCGGAACTGGCCCGGATCACGGTCACGTCGGAGTACCACTTCCGGCGGCTGTTCTCGTCACTGGCGGGGATGCCGCTGTCGGAGTACGTCCGGCGCCGGCGGCTCACCGTCGCGGGGGCCGCGGTCCTGGCGGGGGAGCCGACCCTGCTGGAGATCGCGGTCCGCTACGGCTACACCTCAGGCGAGGCCTTCGCCCGGGCGTTCCGTGCCGTGCACGGCGTCGGGCCCGGCGAGGCCAGGCGTACCGGCGCCGCTCTCAGCTCACAGCCCCGGCTGTCCTTCCGCCTCACCATCGAAGGGAACAGCACCATGCGATACCGCATCGTGGAGAAGGAAGCATTTCGGGTCGTCGGCAAGAAGGCCCGCGTCCCGCTGATCTACCGGGGCGTCAACCCGCACATCGCCGAGCACATCCAGAGCATCCCGGCGCAGACGATGCTGCGGATCGCCGGCCTCTCGGACCAGGACCCGGAGGGCGTGGTCTCGGCGACGGTGCGCCTGTCGGACGGCTTCGAGGAAGGCAGCGAACTCGACTACTACCACTGCGTGGTCACCGCCGCGGCTCCCGAAGCGCTGCCCGAGGACCTCGACGTCCTGGACTGCCCGGCGGGCACCTGGGCCGTGTTCGACAACAGCGGGCCGTTCCCGCAGGCACTGCAGCAGATGTGGGCCGACGTGGCCGCACAGTGGATCCCCTCCAACCCGTACGAGTACCGTCCGGGCCCGGAGATCCTCCGCACCCGCCAGAACCGGGACGAGCCGACGCATTCCGATGCGCAGCTGTGGATCCCGGTGACCCGCACCGGGGTCTGA
- a CDS encoding MOSC domain-containing protein: protein MSMGTVAALRRYPVKSMLGEALASARITEEGMAGDRTFAVLDEAGAVASAKHPRKWGALLDCRSTSAGPGAARVELPGGAVLPAGDAELDARLSSLLGRRVTLSGQPPEQGLLERAVPDYEGGLPEVLRPRASVDPTGETITAGRVAAGTFFDFGRVHLVTTNSLRSLRRTHPAGDFDALRFRPNLVIDLPGGPGFPEDSWQGGTLRIGPALFRVVVPTPRCVVPNLGHGELPPDAGIMRAVAREHRVPVLDLGRLSCVGVYLEVLEPGTVRTGDAVAVHPAPATH, encoded by the coding sequence ATGTCCATGGGAACTGTGGCGGCGTTGCGCCGGTATCCGGTCAAGTCCATGCTCGGCGAGGCGCTGGCCAGCGCCCGGATCACGGAGGAAGGGATGGCCGGCGACCGGACGTTCGCCGTGCTGGACGAGGCCGGCGCGGTCGCCAGTGCGAAGCACCCGCGCAAGTGGGGCGCCCTGCTGGACTGCCGGAGCACGTCGGCCGGTCCGGGAGCGGCCCGGGTGGAGCTGCCCGGCGGCGCGGTGCTGCCGGCCGGGGACGCGGAGCTGGACGCACGGCTGTCGTCCCTGCTGGGCCGCCGGGTGACCCTGTCGGGCCAGCCGCCGGAACAAGGACTGCTCGAACGCGCGGTGCCCGACTACGAGGGCGGGCTCCCCGAAGTCCTGCGGCCGCGTGCGTCCGTGGACCCGACCGGGGAGACGATCACCGCGGGACGGGTCGCCGCCGGAACCTTCTTCGACTTCGGCCGGGTCCACCTCGTCACCACCAACAGCCTGCGCAGCCTCCGGCGGACCCACCCGGCGGGGGACTTCGACGCCCTGCGCTTCCGGCCCAACCTGGTGATCGACCTCCCGGGCGGGCCGGGGTTCCCCGAGGACTCCTGGCAGGGCGGCACGCTCCGGATCGGCCCGGCCCTGTTCCGGGTCGTCGTGCCCACGCCGCGCTGCGTGGTCCCCAACCTGGGCCACGGCGAACTGCCGCCCGACGCGGGCATCATGCGCGCCGTGGCCCGCGAGCACCGCGTGCCGGTGCTCGACCTGGGCCGGCTGTCCTGCGTCGGCGTGTACCTGGAGGTGCTGGAGCCGGGGACCGTCCGTACCGGCGACGCGGTGGCCGTCCATCCCGCCCCGGCGACGCACTGA
- a CDS encoding ferredoxin, giving the protein MNDVTWTVRVDAGLCLGSGICAGTAPEVFALEDDRARPRAERVAAQERVLEAADMCPAQAITVHDGTAVIAPRPG; this is encoded by the coding sequence GTGAACGACGTGACGTGGACCGTACGCGTCGACGCCGGGCTGTGCCTGGGGTCGGGCATCTGCGCGGGGACGGCGCCCGAGGTGTTCGCGCTGGAGGACGACCGCGCCCGGCCGCGCGCGGAGCGGGTCGCCGCGCAGGAGCGGGTCCTGGAGGCCGCCGACATGTGCCCGGCGCAGGCCATCACGGTGCACGACGGCACGGCCGTGATCGCCCCCAGGCCCGGCTGA
- a CDS encoding cytochrome P450: MTTSGTTPVAYPFNTAEGLLLAEEYERVRDRPGLLRVQMPYGETAWLVTRYADARLVLGDARFSRAAAAAHDEPRQAEGRTDSGILGMDPPDHTRLRSLVAKAFTVRQVEKLRPQVRALTAGLLDELEAAGPPADLVDRFALPVPVAVICRLLGVPVEDRPRFRVWSDAALSTSSLTAEEFEANQEELRTYMAGLIELHRRDPQDDLMTALIEARDADGDRLSELELVDLCVAVLVAGHETTASQIPNFVLTLLDHPDQLALLRRDPGLIAQAVEELLRFVPLGSGAGQARYATEDVEVGGTLVRAGEPLLVATGAANRDALRFTAPGVLDIRRPANQHLGFGHGVHHCLGAPLARMELQEALGALLVRFPGLKLMGDVTWKTEMLVRGPRVMPIGW, translated from the coding sequence GTGACGACCAGTGGCACCACCCCCGTCGCCTATCCCTTCAACACCGCCGAGGGACTGCTGCTCGCCGAGGAGTACGAGCGCGTCCGCGACCGGCCCGGCCTGTTACGCGTGCAGATGCCGTACGGGGAGACCGCGTGGCTGGTCACCCGCTACGCGGACGCCCGACTCGTCCTCGGGGACGCGCGGTTCAGCCGGGCGGCGGCGGCCGCGCACGACGAGCCCCGGCAGGCCGAGGGCCGTACCGACAGCGGCATCCTGGGCATGGACCCGCCCGACCACACCCGGCTGCGGTCCCTGGTGGCCAAGGCCTTCACCGTCCGGCAGGTCGAGAAGCTGCGCCCCCAGGTGCGCGCGCTGACCGCGGGCCTGCTCGACGAGCTGGAGGCGGCCGGCCCGCCGGCCGACCTCGTCGACCGGTTCGCACTGCCCGTCCCGGTGGCCGTGATCTGCCGTCTGCTGGGCGTACCGGTCGAGGACCGGCCGCGGTTCCGGGTGTGGAGCGACGCGGCGCTGTCGACCAGCTCCCTCACGGCCGAGGAGTTCGAGGCCAACCAGGAGGAGCTGCGCACCTATATGGCGGGGCTGATCGAGCTGCACCGCCGGGACCCGCAGGACGACCTGATGACGGCGCTCATCGAGGCCCGGGACGCGGACGGCGACCGTCTCTCCGAACTGGAGCTGGTCGACCTGTGCGTGGCGGTCCTGGTGGCCGGGCACGAGACCACGGCCTCCCAGATCCCCAACTTCGTGCTCACCCTCCTCGACCACCCGGACCAGCTCGCGCTGCTGCGCCGCGACCCCGGCCTGATCGCCCAGGCGGTGGAGGAGCTGCTGCGGTTCGTCCCCCTGGGCAGCGGGGCGGGCCAGGCCCGCTACGCCACCGAGGACGTCGAGGTCGGCGGCACCCTGGTCAGGGCCGGGGAGCCACTGCTCGTCGCGACCGGCGCGGCCAACCGTGACGCGCTGCGCTTCACCGCCCCCGGGGTCCTCGACATCCGCCGCCCGGCCAACCAGCACCTCGGCTTCGGCCACGGGGTGCACCACTGCCTGGGTGCTCCGCTGGCCCGCATGGAACTCCAGGAGGCCCTGGGGGCGCTGCTGGTGCGCTTCCCCGGGCTGAAGCTCATGGGGGACGTCACGTGGAAGACCGAGATGCTGGTGCGCGGGCCGCGCGTCATGCCGATCGGGTGGTGA
- a CDS encoding TetR/AcrR family transcriptional regulator yields the protein MDESPRAQPVERPRNAAATRLRLLEAAGELFAERGYERTTVRAIAERAGANQALLFRYFGSKHGLLTEVVARGSLEQLHATAPEDLFETALRSMLTRSAPGADRSLEVYLRSVGRGDEATGTLRELGGEYQKVLAGLAPGQDGALRADLAMAWLLGIGLMRTVAAREPLASADPETVCRLVLATLDRFWTLPPDDDGAEPGATGTEPPHAPGAS from the coding sequence GTGGACGAATCCCCCCGAGCGCAGCCCGTGGAGCGCCCCCGCAACGCCGCCGCCACCCGGCTGCGGCTGCTCGAAGCCGCCGGCGAGCTGTTCGCCGAGCGCGGCTACGAGCGCACCACGGTCAGGGCGATAGCCGAGCGGGCCGGCGCCAACCAGGCGCTCCTCTTCCGCTACTTCGGGTCCAAACACGGGCTGCTGACCGAGGTCGTGGCCCGGGGGAGCCTGGAGCAACTGCACGCGACCGCGCCGGAGGACCTCTTCGAGACCGCCCTGCGTTCGATGCTCACGCGCAGCGCCCCGGGAGCCGACCGCTCCCTGGAGGTGTACCTGCGGTCCGTCGGCCGGGGGGACGAGGCGACGGGGACGCTGCGCGAGCTGGGCGGGGAGTACCAGAAGGTGCTCGCCGGCCTCGCCCCCGGTCAGGACGGCGCCCTGCGCGCCGATCTGGCCATGGCCTGGCTGCTGGGCATTGGCCTGATGCGGACGGTCGCCGCCCGCGAACCCCTCGCCAGCGCCGACCCGGAGACGGTGTGCCGGCTCGTGCTCGCCACCCTGGACCGCTTCTGGACCCTGCCGCCGGACGACGACGGGGCCGAACCCGGTGCAACCGGGACGGAACCACCGCATGCGCCCGGTGCGTCATGA
- the bla gene encoding class A beta-lactamase, whose amino-acid sequence MRPARRTVLTALAAGAGAVLAGAAPASAAPVPIPLPAGSRVAEALKRLEREHGARLGVYALDTGTGRAVTHRADELFPMCSLFKTLAAAAVLRDLDHDGSVLARRIHYTLDDVERSGISEWTKRPENLANGLTIGELCEVSITYSDNTAANLLLRELGGPSAVTRFARSLGDRVTRLDRWEPELNSAEPERVTDTTTPRAIGRTYARLVLGDALARPDRELLTRWLCANTTSSERFRKGLPAGWRLGDKTGGGSHGTNNDVGIAWRPAGAPLVLAVLTTKPAQDADADNALVARTAALLAEAFGGPHGSADR is encoded by the coding sequence ATGCGCCCTGCCCGCCGTACCGTGCTCACCGCCCTCGCCGCCGGAGCCGGAGCCGTCCTCGCCGGCGCCGCCCCCGCCTCCGCGGCCCCGGTACCGATACCCCTGCCGGCCGGGTCCCGGGTGGCCGAGGCCCTGAAGCGGCTCGAACGCGAGCACGGTGCCCGGCTCGGGGTGTACGCCCTGGACACCGGCACCGGACGGGCCGTCACGCACCGGGCGGACGAGCTCTTCCCCATGTGCTCGCTGTTCAAGACCCTCGCCGCCGCGGCGGTCCTGCGCGACCTCGACCACGACGGCTCGGTCCTCGCCCGCCGCATCCACTACACCCTGGACGACGTGGAGCGGTCCGGAATCTCCGAGTGGACCAAGCGGCCGGAGAACCTCGCCAACGGCCTGACGATCGGCGAACTGTGCGAGGTGAGCATCACCTACAGCGACAACACGGCGGCCAACCTGCTGCTGCGCGAACTCGGCGGCCCGTCCGCCGTCACCCGCTTCGCCCGCTCCCTCGGCGACCGGGTGACGCGCCTGGACCGGTGGGAGCCCGAACTGAACAGCGCCGAACCGGAGCGCGTCACCGACACCACCACCCCCCGGGCCATCGGCCGCACCTACGCCCGGCTGGTCCTGGGCGACGCGCTCGCCCGCCCGGACCGCGAGCTGCTGACGCGGTGGCTGTGCGCGAACACCACCAGCAGCGAGCGGTTCCGCAAGGGGCTGCCCGCCGGGTGGCGGCTGGGCGACAAGACGGGCGGCGGCTCCCACGGCACCAACAACGACGTCGGCATCGCCTGGCGCCCGGCCGGTGCCCCCCTGGTCCTCGCGGTACTGACGACCAAGCCCGCGCAGGACGCGGACGCCGACAACGCACTGGTGGCCCGGACGGCCGCCCTCCTGGCCGAGGCCTTCGGCGGCCCGCACGGCAGCGCGGACCGCTGA
- a CDS encoding VOC family protein, with the protein MIRKLQAVALDCADPVRLAEFYAALLGGRVVADPDDPDWFEVHGFEGTPLACQRVDGYRPPAWPGQERPQQLHLDFDVDDLEGEESRALALGATVLERTDQLRPDANWRVYADPAGHPFCLCLH; encoded by the coding sequence GTGATTCGAAAGCTGCAGGCGGTCGCGCTGGACTGTGCCGATCCGGTACGCCTGGCGGAGTTCTACGCGGCGCTGCTCGGCGGCCGGGTGGTCGCCGACCCGGACGATCCGGACTGGTTCGAGGTGCACGGGTTCGAGGGCACGCCCCTGGCTTGCCAGCGCGTGGATGGCTACCGGCCGCCCGCGTGGCCCGGCCAGGAGCGCCCGCAGCAACTGCACCTCGACTTCGACGTCGACGACCTCGAAGGGGAAGAGAGCCGGGCGCTCGCCCTGGGGGCGACCGTGCTGGAACGGACCGACCAGCTGCGCCCGGACGCCAACTGGCGCGTGTACGCGGATCCTGCGGGCCATCCGTTCTGCCTGTGCCTCCACTGA
- a CDS encoding FAD-dependent oxidoreductase, producing the protein MHTPVTVIGAGLGGLALARVLYLHGIPVTVFEAEPSASARPQGGLLDIHDYNGQLALEAAGLMDEFHAIVLEGHQAMRVLDPEGTVLLDQPDDGTGGRPEVQRGALRQVLLDSLPAGTVRWGSKVHEARSLGGGRHEVAFADGHRLVTGLLIGADGAWSRIRPLLTPAAPRYTGTSVVETYLFDADTRHPATAKAVGGGSMIVPERDGREIFAHRESGGTLHAYVGLTEPQEWFAALDFTDAAGATARIAREFAGWAPELTALITDSDTAPLLRPLHALPAGLRWDRVPGVTLLGDAAHLSAPNGEGANLALLDGAELGRALAAHPDDSEAALTAYEQAMFHRSSEAATSWDTAGHDPVLALIHAATEKRA; encoded by the coding sequence GTGCACACACCCGTCACGGTCATCGGCGCCGGACTCGGCGGCCTCGCCCTCGCCCGCGTCCTGTACCTCCACGGCATCCCCGTCACGGTCTTCGAGGCCGAGCCCTCCGCGTCCGCGCGCCCCCAGGGCGGACTGCTCGACATCCACGACTACAACGGGCAGCTCGCCCTGGAGGCCGCCGGTCTCATGGACGAGTTCCACGCCATCGTCCTCGAAGGCCACCAGGCGATGCGGGTCCTCGACCCGGAAGGCACCGTCCTGCTCGACCAGCCCGACGACGGCACCGGCGGGCGGCCCGAGGTGCAGCGCGGGGCGTTGCGGCAGGTCCTGCTCGACTCCCTCCCGGCCGGCACCGTCCGGTGGGGGTCCAAGGTCCACGAGGCCCGCTCCCTCGGCGGCGGCCGCCACGAGGTGGCGTTCGCCGACGGCCACCGCCTCGTCACCGGCCTGCTAATCGGCGCCGACGGCGCGTGGTCGCGGATACGGCCGCTGCTCACCCCTGCCGCACCCCGTTACACCGGCACCTCGGTCGTCGAGACCTACCTCTTCGACGCGGACACCCGCCACCCCGCCACCGCGAAGGCGGTCGGCGGCGGGTCGATGATCGTCCCCGAGCGGGACGGCAGGGAGATCTTCGCGCACCGGGAGAGCGGGGGCACCCTGCACGCCTACGTGGGGCTGACGGAGCCGCAGGAGTGGTTCGCCGCCCTCGACTTCACCGATGCCGCCGGGGCGACCGCCCGGATCGCGCGGGAGTTCGCCGGGTGGGCGCCCGAACTGACGGCGCTCATCACCGACAGTGACACCGCGCCGCTCCTGCGCCCCCTCCACGCGCTGCCGGCCGGGCTGCGCTGGGACCGGGTGCCCGGGGTGACCCTGCTCGGCGATGCCGCGCACCTCTCGGCCCCGAACGGCGAGGGCGCCAACCTCGCGCTGCTCGACGGCGCCGAACTCGGCCGAGCCCTCGCCGCGCACCCCGACGACAGCGAGGCCGCGCTCACCGCGTACGAGCAGGCCATGTTCCACCGGAGCAGCGAGGCCGCCACGTCCTGGGACACCGCCGGCCACGACCCGGTGCTCGCGCTGATCCACGCCGCCACCGAGAAGCGCGCGTGA
- a CDS encoding GNAT family N-acetyltransferase, producing MTIMTPHAVDRSVSLTAEALRKVAHLDWSAPAAGLEWSCYDTAVHIGSDFAAYAAQLTGRAAGAYVPFEISADPGTTPEGLIEIIEATGGLLSAAVAVARPGDRAWHPYGMAGGDGFAAMGVVETLLHTHDILGALGTHDWEPDSGLCEQVLDRLFPQAPRTAGTPWQVLLWVTGRAALGDLPRRTVWRWYSDPVEAERVVLCDVSPQVAADLHAGGTGGFAWAADGPGEGTRVASGMVGQAREQGTYRPGWGPYVIVRKDDRRAIGGIGFHGAPDADGNAEIGYDLVPSARGNGYVTEALRALAGWAFGQPGLTTLHASVDADNAPSHGVVARAGFERTGSTDDGCVRYALPAPRG from the coding sequence ATGACGATCATGACCCCCCACGCAGTCGACCGGTCCGTATCCCTCACCGCGGAGGCACTCCGGAAGGTGGCCCATCTCGACTGGTCCGCCCCCGCCGCCGGGCTGGAATGGAGCTGTTACGACACCGCCGTCCACATAGGCAGCGACTTCGCCGCGTACGCGGCCCAGCTCACCGGGCGCGCGGCCGGCGCGTACGTCCCGTTCGAGATCAGCGCGGACCCGGGCACCACCCCCGAGGGGCTGATCGAGATCATCGAGGCCACGGGAGGCCTGCTGTCCGCCGCCGTGGCCGTGGCCCGCCCCGGGGACCGCGCCTGGCACCCGTACGGGATGGCCGGCGGGGACGGCTTCGCCGCCATGGGCGTCGTGGAGACCCTGCTGCACACCCACGACATCCTGGGCGCCCTGGGCACGCACGACTGGGAGCCCGATTCCGGCCTGTGCGAGCAGGTCCTCGACCGGCTCTTCCCGCAGGCGCCGCGCACCGCCGGCACCCCGTGGCAGGTCCTGCTGTGGGTGACCGGCCGGGCCGCTCTCGGCGACCTGCCCCGCCGCACCGTCTGGCGCTGGTACTCCGACCCCGTCGAAGCGGAGCGTGTCGTCCTCTGCGACGTCTCCCCGCAGGTCGCCGCCGATCTCCACGCGGGCGGCACCGGCGGCTTCGCCTGGGCGGCCGACGGCCCCGGCGAGGGCACCCGGGTCGCCTCCGGGATGGTGGGCCAGGCCAGGGAGCAGGGGACGTACCGGCCGGGGTGGGGCCCGTACGTCATCGTCCGGAAGGACGACCGGCGCGCGATCGGCGGCATCGGCTTCCACGGTGCCCCCGACGCCGACGGGAACGCCGAGATCGGCTACGACCTCGTACCGTCGGCCCGTGGCAACGGCTACGTCACCGAGGCGCTGCGCGCCCTCGCCGGCTGGGCCTTCGGACAGCCCGGCCTGACCACGCTGCACGCCTCCGTCGACGCGGACAACGCCCCGTCCCACGGCGTGGTCGCCCGGGCGGGCTTCGAGCGGACCGGTTCCACCGACGACGGCTGCGTGCGCTACGCCCTGCCCGCGCCCCGGGGCTGA